The sequence CTGAGCGGGAGCACGTTGGCCGTCGGAGCTCCGGGTTACGCTTTGGAAGACGGATATCGCGGCGCCGTTTATATCTACAGGCTGGTCAATTCCGTCTGGACGCTGGAAACCGTTTTAAAGCCTATCGATTCCGATCCCTACAACTATTTCGGCAGTGCCCTTTCGCTCTATCAGGATAATTTGTTGGTCGGCGCCCACGCCGATACACTGCATGGCCGCACCAGCGGATCGGCTTATCTATTCAAACGTGTCAACGGCGCCTTTGTGCAGAAGGCGATCTTTCGTTCGCCGACGCCGTCGGCTGCCGATCTGTTCGGCAAAAGCGTCGCGATCAACGCTTCCGTTTGTGCAATAGGCGCGCCTGCAGCGGGCGGCGCTGTTTCATCCTCCGGAACGGTTTATGTCTACAAGCCGGATGCTTCCAGTCCCTCCGGATGGTCCTCGGACACCATGCTGCTTCCGGGAACCAGCGTTGCCAACGATATGTTCGGAGCGTCGCTTTCCGTCTCCGGCCTGCGTCTCATCGTCGGCAGCCCGTTCAAATCCGCAACCGCCGGAAAGGCTTATGTGTTCGAAAAGATAAACGGTTCCTGGACACGCAAGACTCTGTCTCCCGCCGACGGCACGTTGAGCAACCGTTTCGGTTTTAGTGTTGCCATAGACGGCAACCTGTGCGCCGTCGGCGCCTATCGCGATGACGTCGGCGATTTCGATGTCGGCTCGGTCTACATCTATCGTTATGATCAAGGCAGCTGGGTTTCCGAGGCCAAGCTGGTCGCCGCCGATGCCGATTCGGGAGACTTTTTCGGTTATTCTTTGGCGCTTTACGGCAGCTTTCTGATCGTCGGCGCGCCCGGAGACAACGGCCTTTACCGCGACAGCGGTTCCATTTACGCTTACCAGCGTTATAACGGCAACTGGCAACTCAAGACCAAAAAGTCCTTGTTGATGCAACAGCTTCTCGACCGTTTCGGCTCCTCTGCAGCGGTGGGCCAAGTGTACGCTATGGCGGGTGCGCCGGAGAAAAAGATCGGTAATGCCGAAAAGCAGGGCGCAATGTATGTCTATCAGACCTTCGAGGATTTGGCTCTGCCGGTGCTGCTGTCCTCTTTTACCGGCGAATGGGAGGATAACCGCATCGTATTAAGCTGGACGACCGAGTCGGAAAAGGATAACCTCGGCTTTCTTTTGGAGCGGCGCAGGCCGAAGGAACCATGGCAAAAGATAGCCGATTTTTCTACGCATCCAGAGTTGACCGGTCGCGGCACGGCAAGCGAACCGGTAGTCTATCGCTTTATTGATCAACCGCCGGGCGATGCGGACGAGCTCGTCTATCGGCTCTCCTTTATCGATATCAACGGTACGGCGGTCGCCCTTGAGCAAACTCTTCTCAAACGAAACGGCACAGCATCTGCGCTGTCAGAATTTCGTCTCTTTCCGGCATATCCCAATCCCTTCAATCCGCAAACGACGCTTTCCTATGAGCTTGCCCGCACGTCGAGGGTGGAGATCATCGTTTTCGATGCTGCCGGCAGGCAGGTACGCCGGCTTGTCGATGCGGCAGAGGCCGGCGGTCGCCATGCCGTGATCTGGGACGGCTGGGACGATGTCGGTGATTCGGCTCCGGCCGGCGTCTATTTCGTGCGCTTTTCCTTCGACGACTTGCGAAAAATGCAAAAGATCGTCTTGGTCCGTTAAGTAACGCCTTCTCCGCCTATTTCCCGCAACGAAACCCTTTGATTCAT comes from candidate division KSB1 bacterium and encodes:
- a CDS encoding T9SS type A sorting domain-containing protein yields the protein MRLTAPDGAPYRRFGYSVALSGSTLAVGAPGYALEDGYRGAVYIYRLVNSVWTLETVLKPIDSDPYNYFGSALSLYQDNLLVGAHADTLHGRTSGSAYLFKRVNGAFVQKAIFRSPTPSAADLFGKSVAINASVCAIGAPAAGGAVSSSGTVYVYKPDASSPSGWSSDTMLLPGTSVANDMFGASLSVSGLRLIVGSPFKSATAGKAYVFEKINGSWTRKTLSPADGTLSNRFGFSVAIDGNLCAVGAYRDDVGDFDVGSVYIYRYDQGSWVSEAKLVAADADSGDFFGYSLALYGSFLIVGAPGDNGLYRDSGSIYAYQRYNGNWQLKTKKSLLMQQLLDRFGSSAAVGQVYAMAGAPEKKIGNAEKQGAMYVYQTFEDLALPVLLSSFTGEWEDNRIVLSWTTESEKDNLGFLLERRRPKEPWQKIADFSTHPELTGRGTASEPVVYRFIDQPPGDADELVYRLSFIDINGTAVALEQTLLKRNGTASALSEFRLFPAYPNPFNPQTTLSYELARTSRVEIIVFDAAGRQVRRLVDAAEAGGRHAVIWDGWDDVGDSAPAGVYFVRFSFDDLRKMQKIVLVR